One stretch of Rhipicephalus sanguineus isolate Rsan-2018 chromosome 10, BIME_Rsan_1.4, whole genome shotgun sequence DNA includes these proteins:
- the LOC119372315 gene encoding neuroglian produces MKLKTRITWPPQYQEVIESVFAFPFTICIGYGSSLIKAHRYRLSTAVRVNSQVKVGETAVFRCDVTTDPSQQLSVKWFFNDEPVDFGADPRLVLERDNSFTITRTVKTDSGVYACVAITAVDSDRASATLVVLDVPEPPEIESVSCDGLSAQVKWTSRDDDRSTTPVLFFSVQYTTNHKRGSWDYVATHIPASDREWRVSLRPRTIYKFRVLAHNKVGSSPPSEPSRVRCGTNTDVPGKNPERVTARWDDSGDLVVSWKPMPPEEHYGPDFAYMVLYHADFPSAMSWSGTLVTDWTENKLALKGLRKDFTYRIRVEAHNVHGKARVAAKDLLVSPADKGQRTKTKLYSIVDMVTFVLAVMPEFVAGMWRQT; encoded by the exons ATGAAGCTCAAGACTCGCATCACTTGGCCTCCGCAATACCAAGAGGTGATCGAGAGCGTTTTTGCCTTTCCTTTCACAATTTGTATCGGCTATG GCTCTAGCCTTATTAAGGCGCATCGTTATCGTTTGTCTACTGCTGTCCGGGTGAACTCGCAGGTCAAGGTTGGCGAGACAGCGGTGTTCCGCTGTGACGTCACGACAGACCCGAGCCAGCAGCTGAGCGTGAAGTGGTTCTTCAACGACGAACCAGTCGACTTCGGCGCTGATCCCCGCCTGGTACTTGAGCGTGACAACTCGTTCACTATCACGCGAACCGTCAAGACCGACTCCGGTGTGTACGCGTGCGTGGCGATAACGGCAGTGGACAGCGACCGAGCGAGCGCTACGCTCGTTGTTTTGG ATGTTCCTGAACCCCCGGAGATAGAAAGCGTTAGCTGCGACGGTCTCTCGGCGCAAGTCAAGTGGACATCCCGGGATGACGACCGCAGCACCACGCCGGTCCTGTTCTTCTCAGTCCAGTACACTACGAACCACAAGCGTGGCTCGTGGGACTACGTCGCTACGCATATCCCAGCGAGCGACAGGGAGTGGAGAGTGTCGCTACGTCCCAGGACCATTTACAAGTTCCGAGTATTGGCGCACAACAAGGTCGGGTCGTCGCCGCCTTCCGAGCCTTCGCGGGTGCGGTGTGGCACCAATACGGACGTTCCCGGCAAGAACCCCGAACGTGTGACTGCCCGTTGGGACGACTCGGGCGACCTAGTCGTCTCGTGGAAGCCCATGCCGCCCGAAGAGCACTACGGACCCGATTTCGCGTACATGGTGCTGTACCATGCCGACTTCCCGAGTGCCATGAGCTGGAGCGGAACACTGGTCACGGACTGGACTGAAAATAAGTTGGCACTGAAAGGTCTGCGCAAGGACTTTACATACCGCATCAGGGTGGAGGCGCACAACGTGCATGGAAAAGCAAGGGTTGCCGCCAAGGATCTTCTCGTCAGCCCGGCTGACAAGGGGCAGCGCACGAAGACCAAGTTATATAGTATCGTAGATATGGTAACTTTCGTCCTGGCTGTCATGCCTGAATTCGTCGCGGGAATGTGGCGACAGACATAG